A section of the Elizabethkingia anophelis R26 genome encodes:
- a CDS encoding dihydroorotate oxidase — translation MNLTSRIANYEFENPFMNASGVMCYDEMELDQLLRSSAGAFVTKSATPDFREGNPSPRYVDVPLGSINSMGLPNKGFDFYLNFSINFQNENPGKINFISIAGMSMEDNLEMLQKINDSDFKGITELNLSCPNVPGKPQVGYDFERTEEVLTKAFEFFQKPIGVKLPPYFDIAHFDQMAEILNKFPLQYVNCINSIGNGLYIDVDHEEVVIKPKDGFGGIGGAYVKPTALANVRAFYTRLNSDIAVIGCGGVENGKDAFEHLLCGAQMVQVGTQLMKEGAGAFDRILEELKAIMQEKGYTSIEDFRGKLKSL, via the coding sequence ATGAATCTTACCTCCCGAATTGCCAATTACGAATTTGAAAATCCATTCATGAACGCTTCCGGCGTAATGTGCTATGACGAAATGGAACTGGATCAGTTACTGAGATCTTCTGCGGGTGCTTTTGTAACCAAAAGTGCTACTCCGGACTTCAGAGAAGGGAATCCTAGTCCAAGATATGTAGATGTACCTTTAGGAAGTATCAATTCTATGGGATTGCCTAATAAAGGTTTTGACTTTTATCTGAATTTCTCAATTAACTTCCAGAATGAAAATCCGGGAAAAATCAATTTTATATCGATTGCCGGAATGTCTATGGAAGACAATCTGGAAATGTTACAAAAAATAAATGATTCCGATTTTAAAGGAATTACCGAATTAAATCTTTCTTGCCCTAACGTACCAGGGAAACCACAGGTAGGATATGATTTCGAAAGAACTGAAGAAGTTTTAACAAAAGCTTTTGAATTCTTCCAGAAACCAATTGGTGTAAAACTTCCGCCATACTTCGATATTGCGCATTTCGATCAGATGGCTGAAATCTTAAATAAATTTCCGCTTCAGTACGTTAACTGCATCAACTCTATCGGAAACGGACTTTATATAGATGTTGACCACGAAGAAGTTGTAATTAAGCCAAAAGACGGATTCGGAGGGATTGGAGGAGCTTATGTAAAACCAACTGCATTGGCTAACGTAAGAGCTTTCTACACAAGACTAAACAGTGATATTGCTGTAATCGGATGTGGGGGTGTAGAAAACGGAAAAGATGCTTTTGAACACCTACTTTGTGGCGCACAGATGGTACAGGTAGGAACCCAACTGATGAAAGAAGGGGCTGGCGCTTTCGACAGAATATTGGAAGAGCTAAAAGCTATTATGCAAGAAAAAGGCTATACAAGCATAGAAGATTTCAGAGGTAAGCTGAAAAGTTTATAA
- the yajC gene encoding preprotein translocase subunit YajC, which yields MLTIFLQAQQQGGGMMYIMMAVMLVGFYFLMLRPQMKKQKQEKNFQESIKPGTRVVTTSGMHGKIVNVMEDGVIIETMSGKLKFEKAAISREFTEARFGDKKAPAAKETPKENKVKEVAKEEKENVTVTDETETK from the coding sequence ATGCTAACAATTTTTTTACAGGCGCAACAGCAAGGTGGTGGTATGATGTATATCATGATGGCTGTAATGCTGGTTGGATTCTATTTCCTAATGCTGCGTCCGCAAATGAAAAAACAAAAACAGGAAAAGAACTTCCAGGAATCTATAAAGCCGGGGACCAGAGTTGTTACAACTTCAGGAATGCACGGTAAGATTGTAAATGTAATGGAAGACGGGGTGATCATCGAAACAATGTCGGGTAAATTAAAGTTTGAAAAAGCTGCAATTTCCAGAGAATTTACTGAAGCTCGTTTTGGAGATAAAAAAGCACCTGCTGCTAAAGAAACTCCAAAAGAAAATAAAGTAAAAGAAGTAGCGAAAGAGGAAAAAGAAAATGTTACAGTTACAGACGAAACAGAAACTAAATAA
- a CDS encoding DUF1573 domain-containing protein: MKRLTYLLMISFSAMALVACKKEEKKLVVSEDQSALSTSGLQPLAAEQTQADIVAEAKKLPLTTLAISENNFNFGDVKKGDHVEHTYTVTNTGDKPLVISTVKPGCGCTAPDYTKDPILPGQKGKVTLKFDSSSFEGLQNKYAEVYTNTEKSPVVLTFSANVLNK, from the coding sequence ATGAAAAGACTTACCTACCTACTGATGATTTCTTTTTCTGCCATGGCTTTAGTAGCATGTAAAAAAGAAGAAAAAAAACTAGTTGTTTCAGAAGATCAGTCTGCTTTAAGCACATCGGGATTACAACCCCTTGCTGCTGAGCAAACACAGGCAGATATAGTTGCAGAAGCTAAAAAGCTTCCATTAACAACTTTGGCAATTTCAGAAAATAACTTCAACTTCGGAGATGTTAAAAAAGGAGATCATGTAGAGCATACATATACTGTAACTAATACAGGAGATAAACCTTTAGTAATTTCTACGGTAAAACCTGGTTGTGGATGTACAGCTCCGGATTATACTAAAGATCCTATTCTTCCGGGACAAAAAGGAAAAGTAACTCTTAAGTTCGATTCAAGTTCTTTCGAAGGTCTGCAAAACAAATATGCTGAGGTATATACCAATACAGAAAAGTCTCCGGTGGTACTTACTTTTTCAGCAAATGTTCTTAACAAATAA
- the aspS gene encoding aspartate--tRNA ligase produces MFRTHTNGELSLKNLNEEVTLSGWVQTIRDKGFMIWIDLRDRYGITQLVFDQDRSSAALLEEAKKLGREFVIQVSGKVIERASKNPKIPTGEIEILVEKLTILNNSELPPFTIEDETDGGEELRMKYRYLDIRRNPVKEKLIFRHKMAQKVRNYLSDQGFIEVETPVLIKSTPEGARDFVVPSRMNPGQFYALPQSPQTFKQLLMVGGMDKYFQIVKCFRDEDLRADRQPEFTQIDCEMAFVEQEDVMNIFEGLTQNLLKDIAGQEFGKFPRMTFADAMKKYGNDKPDIRFGMEFHELNNLVKGKDFKIFDEAELVVGINVEGCAEYTRKQIDELTDWVKRPQIGATGMVWIKYQPDGIVTSSVNKFYNEEDLKKIAEEFGAKPGDLMLVLSGNENKVRAQLSALRMELGNRLGLRKGNEFAPLWVIDFPLLEWDEDTQRYHAMHHPFTSPKPEDIHLLENEAGQARANAYDLVINGNEIGGGSIRIFDKDLQAQMFSLLGFTPEEAEAQFGFLMNAFKYGAPPHGGLAFGFDRLVAVLDGNEVIRDYIAFPKNNSGRDVMIDAPASIANEQLDELALTININE; encoded by the coding sequence ATGTTCCGAACGCACACCAACGGAGAATTATCTCTGAAGAATCTAAACGAAGAAGTAACACTTTCAGGATGGGTACAAACTATCCGTGATAAAGGTTTTATGATTTGGATAGATTTACGAGATCGTTACGGAATAACACAGCTGGTTTTCGATCAGGATCGCTCTTCTGCTGCATTATTGGAAGAAGCAAAAAAACTAGGCCGTGAATTTGTAATTCAGGTTAGCGGAAAAGTAATTGAAAGAGCTAGTAAAAATCCTAAGATACCGACCGGAGAAATTGAAATTCTGGTTGAAAAGTTAACTATTCTCAACAATTCCGAGCTACCTCCTTTCACTATTGAGGATGAAACCGATGGCGGTGAAGAACTTAGAATGAAGTACCGTTACCTGGATATCAGAAGAAATCCGGTAAAAGAAAAGTTAATCTTCCGTCACAAAATGGCTCAGAAAGTAAGAAATTATCTTTCTGACCAAGGATTTATTGAAGTAGAAACACCGGTTCTTATCAAATCTACGCCTGAAGGTGCAAGAGACTTTGTTGTACCAAGCAGAATGAATCCGGGCCAGTTTTATGCATTGCCACAATCTCCGCAGACTTTCAAACAATTATTGATGGTTGGCGGAATGGATAAATACTTCCAGATTGTAAAATGTTTCCGTGACGAGGACCTAAGAGCCGACAGACAGCCGGAGTTCACTCAGATAGACTGTGAAATGGCTTTTGTAGAGCAGGAAGACGTTATGAATATTTTCGAAGGCCTTACTCAGAATTTATTAAAGGATATAGCAGGTCAGGAATTTGGAAAATTCCCGAGGATGACTTTTGCAGACGCCATGAAAAAATATGGTAATGACAAACCAGATATTCGTTTCGGAATGGAATTCCATGAACTAAATAACCTTGTAAAAGGTAAAGATTTCAAAATCTTTGACGAAGCCGAACTGGTTGTTGGCATCAATGTAGAGGGTTGTGCAGAGTACACGAGAAAACAAATCGACGAATTAACTGACTGGGTAAAACGTCCACAGATAGGCGCTACAGGTATGGTATGGATAAAATATCAGCCCGATGGTATTGTAACCTCTTCTGTTAACAAATTCTATAACGAAGAGGATTTAAAGAAAATTGCAGAAGAATTTGGCGCTAAGCCAGGTGACTTAATGCTTGTACTTTCCGGAAACGAAAATAAAGTAAGAGCTCAGTTATCTGCATTGAGAATGGAGTTAGGTAACCGCCTTGGATTAAGAAAAGGAAATGAATTCGCTCCACTTTGGGTTATTGATTTCCCGCTTTTAGAATGGGATGAAGATACACAGAGATATCACGCAATGCACCACCCTTTTACCTCTCCTAAGCCGGAAGATATCCACTTACTGGAAAATGAAGCCGGACAAGCACGAGCTAATGCTTACGACTTAGTTATCAACGGTAACGAAATCGGCGGTGGATCTATCAGAATCTTTGATAAAGATCTTCAGGCTCAGATGTTCAGTCTTCTTGGATTCACACCGGAAGAAGCAGAAGCACAGTTTGGTTTCTTGATGAATGCCTTCAAATACGGAGCACCTCCACACGGTGGTTTAGCTTTCGGATTTGACAGACTAGTAGCTGTATTAGACGGAAATGAAGTCATCAGAGATTACATCGCCTTCCCTAAAAACAATAGTGGTCGAGATGTAATGATCGACGCTCCGGCATCCATTGCCAATGAGCAACTCGATGAATTAGCATTAACAATTAACATTAACGAATAA
- a CDS encoding transcription antitermination factor NusB, whose protein sequence is MVGRRQLREKVVQTLYAYQQNPKSVDVVLKNMMKEISKIYDLYVYELNFLVAIHQLAEEQIEIGKRKYIKSEEEANPNLKFVENKVLLQIISNDERGEYTANNKQLMWDTNDDLVVKTYQRIKAGKRYKDYMESAESSFEEDQKFIGKLFLRYVAENEDLHDLLEGKEMAWADDVHIANSLIQKTIGFMKPEQESHTLIKIIKNYDDESFAKTLLAQTALNWDNTEKKLEERLQNWDLERVSLMDKVILITALSEMDEFKLTPSSIIINEYIEIAKVFSSDKSNVFINGILDKYAKDNSRI, encoded by the coding sequence ATGGTAGGAAGAAGACAGCTCCGCGAAAAAGTAGTGCAAACGCTTTATGCATATCAGCAAAACCCTAAAAGTGTTGATGTAGTTCTGAAAAATATGATGAAAGAAATAAGCAAAATCTATGACTTATATGTCTATGAGCTTAACTTTTTGGTCGCAATTCATCAATTAGCTGAAGAGCAAATTGAAATCGGAAAAAGAAAATACATCAAATCTGAAGAAGAGGCTAATCCCAATCTGAAGTTTGTTGAAAATAAAGTATTACTGCAAATCATCAGTAACGATGAAAGAGGAGAGTATACTGCAAACAACAAACAACTGATGTGGGACACTAATGATGACCTTGTTGTAAAAACTTACCAAAGAATAAAAGCCGGTAAACGTTATAAAGATTATATGGAATCGGCAGAAAGCAGTTTTGAAGAAGATCAGAAGTTCATAGGAAAACTTTTTCTTCGTTATGTTGCAGAAAATGAAGACCTGCATGATTTATTAGAAGGGAAAGAAATGGCCTGGGCAGATGATGTTCATATTGCAAATTCATTAATCCAGAAGACTATTGGGTTTATGAAGCCAGAGCAGGAGTCTCATACGCTTATCAAGATTATTAAGAATTATGATGACGAGAGTTTTGCTAAAACATTATTGGCTCAGACTGCACTTAACTGGGATAATACTGAAAAGAAACTAGAAGAAAGACTTCAAAACTGGGATCTGGAAAGAGTTTCTTTAATGGATAAAGTAATCCTTATTACAGCGCTTAGCGAAATGGATGAGTTTAAACTGACGCCTTCTTCAATTATTATAAATGAATACATAGAGATAGCAAAAGTATTCTCTTCTGACAAATCTAATGTATTTATTAATGGTATCCTGGATAAGTATGCCAAAGACAATTCAAGAATATAG